In Apium graveolens cultivar Ventura chromosome 10, ASM990537v1, whole genome shotgun sequence, the following are encoded in one genomic region:
- the LOC141689426 gene encoding G-type lectin S-receptor-like serine/threonine-protein kinase RLK1 translates to MGYTSLYVLCMFLFVWPYSGLAQGNGTISVSSFLTAADQATLWYSPSGDFAFGFRKVQDQFLLSIWYDKIPDKTIVWFVNDGTTVPAGSKVQLTTDRGLVLTDTQGKELWRSEPLSGTASRGVFNDTGNFMIFGSSWTKLWDSFSNPIDTLLPAQTMEVNGTLNSRLTETNFTKGKFQLRLLENGNLVLNSRDILTDHVYGAYYRSQTNDINPSNQGYQVKYSTAGYMYIAKRNGDIVNLTTNGAIPSTGYYHRATLTFDGVLVQYYHPKDSTGTSKWISVWQIPVNICLDVRGDTGSGACGFNSVCRLDEARRADCECPESYSLLDPNDTHGSCKPNFAQNCDDNGSSEKLYDLVEITDTDWPFSDYEQLKPISEIECRRHCLNDCFCAVAIYRGDSCWKKKLPLSKGRKDRAVNGKAFLKFSKGDLPPEHRRGGDNPIYPEKNDKRTLIVVFSVLLGSSVFVNFILIAVVGFGFSYIYHKKKKNSQHANDSVETNVCRFTNKELVEATNGFKQQLGRGSFGIVYKGVIQMSSTVIVAVKKIDSLAQDGAREFKTEVNVIAQTHHKNLVRLVGFCEEEQHRLLVYEYMVNGTLASLIFSREKPSWALRNHIALGIAGGLAYLHEECSTQIIHCDIKPQNILLDEYYNARISDFGLAKLLMLNQSRTSTGIRGTKGYVAPEWFRNIPITVKVDVYSFGVLLLEIICCRRSVENLEFGEKAILTDWVWDCFQDGRMIELLENDEDILSEWEKVETFVIVGIWCIQEDPSLRPTMRKVIQMLEGVVHVPDPPCPSPFRSTST, encoded by the coding sequence ATGGGCTATACCTCCTTATATGTACTATGCATGTTTTTGTTTGTCTGGCCATATTCAGGACTTGCTCAAGGAAATGGCACAATTTCCGTAAGCTCGTTCCTCACAGCTGCAGACCAGGCTACCTTGTGGTATTCGCCTTCTGGCGATTTTGCATTCGGGTTTAGGAAAGTTCAGGATCAGTTTTTGCTATCCATCTGGTATGACAAAATACCTGACAAAACCATAGTCTGGTTTGTGAATGATGGTACTACTGTCCCTGCTGGATCCAAAGTTCAATTGACTACTGATCGCGGACTGGTCCTGACTGACACTCAAGGCAAAGAATTATGGAGATCAGAGCCACTGTCTGGTACAGCTTCTAGAGGTGTTTTTAATGATACAGGCAATTTTATGATTTTTGGTAGCAGTTGGACAAAGTTATGGGATAGCTTCAGCAATCCAATTGATACCCTGTTGCCTGCTCAAACTATGGAGGTAAATGGTACGCTTAACTCTCGGCTTACTGAAACCAACTTCACCAAAGGAAAATTTCAGCTACGTTTGCTTGAAAATGGGAATCTTGTGCTTAATTCCCGAGATATACTTACTGATCACGTTTATGGTGCATACTATAGAAGTCAGACGAATGATATAAATCCAAGTAATCAAGGTTACCAGGTAAAATATAGTACAGCGGGCTATATGTACATAGCTAAAAGAAATGGTGATATTGTTAATCTTACTACAAACGGAGCAATTCCTTCAACAGGTTATTATCATAGAGCAACTCTAACCTTTGACGGTGTTCTAGTCCAGTATTATCATCCCAAGGATTCCACTGGAACATCTAAGTGGATTTCTGTTTGGCAAATTCCAGTAAATATATGCCTTGATGTTAGAGGAGACACGGGGAGTGGAGCTTGCGGGTTTAATAGTGTTTGCCGACTTGATGAAGCTAGAAGAGCAGATTGTGAATGCCCAGAAAGTTATTCATTACTTGATCCCAATGATACACATGGCAGTTGCAAGCCGAATTTCGCCCAAAACTGTGATGACAATGGTTCTAGTGAAAAATTATATGATTTAGTGGAGATTACTGATACTGACTGGCCATTTTCTGATTATGAGCAGCTGAAGCCCATTTCTGAAATCGAGTGTAGAAGGCATTGTTTAAATGATTGCTTTTGCGCTGTTGCAATTTACCGAGGAGATAGTTGTTGGAAAAAGAAGCTACCTCTCTCAAAGGGGAGGAAGGACAGGGCCGTTAATGGTAAGGCTTTCCTAAAATTTAGCAAAGGTGATCTTCCACCAGAACATCGACGTGGTGGAGATAATCCAATTTATCCGGAGAAGAATGACAAAAGGACTTTGATCGTTGTGTTTTCAGTACTTTTAGGTAGTTCAGTGTTTGTCAATTTTATATTGATTGCTGTTGTTGGCTTTGGTTTCTCCTACATCTACCacaagaaaaagaaaaattcacAACATGCTAACGATAGTGTCGAAACCAATGTGTGTCGTTTTACTAATAAAGAGCTAGTAGAAGCCACAAATGGTTTTAAGCAACAACTTGGAAGGGGTTCTTTTGGCATAGTTTACAAAGGGGTAATCCAGATGTCATCTACAGTTATTGTTGCAGTGAAGAAGATAGATAGTCTGGCTCAAGATGGTGCGAGGGAATTCAAAACTGAGGTTAATGTGATTGCACAAACACATCACAAGAATTTAGTCAGATTAGTTGGATTTTGTGAAGAAGAGCAGCATCGCCTGCTTGTGTATGAGTATATGGTCAATGGAACTTTAGCAAGTTTGATTTTTAGCAGAGAGAAGCCTAGTTGGGCACTAAGGAACCATATTGCATTAGGCATTGCGGGAGGGTTGGCGTACCTCCATGAAGAATGCAGCACACAAATCATCCATTGTGACATTAAGCCTCAGAATATTCTTCTTGATGAATACTACAATGCTCGGATTTCTGATTTTGGGTTGGCAAAATTGTTGATGCTCAACCAGAGTAGAACCAGTACCGGAATTAGAGGAACAAAAGGTTATGTTGCACCTGAATGGTTTAGAAACATTCCAATCACTGTCAAGGTTGATGTTTATAGCTTTGGTGTTTTGCTGCTGGAAATCATTTGTTGCCGGAGAAGCGTGGAGAATCTGGAGTTTGGAGAAAAGGCTATTTTAACAGACTGGGTCTGGGATTGCTTTCAGGATGGTAGGATGATTGAGTTGTTAGAAAATGATGAGGACATCTTGAGTGAGTGGGAGAAAGTTGAGACTTTCGTGATTGTAGGGATATGGTGTATCCAAGAAGATCCATCTCTAAGGCCAACTATGAGGAAAGTTATACAGATGCTTGAAGGAGTTGTTCATGTTCCCGATCCCCCTTGTCCCTCACCTTTCCGTTCAACTAGTACTTAA